One genomic segment of Streptomyces sp. RerS4 includes these proteins:
- a CDS encoding PLP-dependent aminotransferase family protein, which yields MAQWTSAVGAAQLARLITSQQERPGPPGSRKPPAYRTLADGIRLLVLEGRVPVAARLPAERELAVALSLSRTTVAAAYEALRGEGFLESRRGAGSWTSVPAGNPLPARGLEPLPPESLGSMIDLGCAALPAPEPWLTKAVQGALEELPPYAHTHGDYPAGLPALRRMLADRYTERGIPTMPEQIMVTTGAMGAIDAICSLFAGRGERIAVESPSYANILQLMRAAGVRLVPVAMGDGLSGWDMDVWRQVLRDAAPRLAYVVADFHNPTGALASEEQRRAMVEAARSAGTVLIADETMAELQLDPDMTMPRPVCSFDPAGSTVITVGSASKAFWAGMRIGWVRAAPDVIRSLVAARAYADLGTPVLEQLAVNWLMRSGGWQEAVGIRRHQARENRDALVTAVRRELPDWEFEVPLGGLTLWARAGGLSGSRLAEVGERVGVRVPSGPRFGVDGAFEGYVRLPFTVGGPVAEEAAARLAAAARLVATGAGGGGAEPPRTFVA from the coding sequence ATGGCTCAGTGGACCTCAGCGGTCGGTGCCGCACAGCTCGCCCGCCTGATCACCTCCCAGCAGGAACGCCCCGGCCCGCCCGGCTCCCGCAAACCCCCCGCCTACCGCACCCTCGCCGACGGGATCCGCCTGCTCGTCCTCGAAGGCCGCGTCCCCGTCGCCGCCCGCCTGCCCGCCGAACGCGAGCTGGCCGTCGCCCTCTCCCTCAGCCGCACCACCGTCGCCGCCGCCTACGAGGCCCTGCGCGGCGAGGGCTTCCTCGAATCCCGCCGCGGCGCCGGCAGCTGGACCTCCGTACCGGCCGGCAACCCGCTGCCCGCGCGGGGTCTGGAGCCCCTCCCGCCCGAGTCCCTCGGCTCGATGATCGACCTCGGCTGCGCGGCCCTGCCCGCCCCCGAGCCCTGGCTCACCAAGGCCGTCCAGGGCGCTCTGGAGGAACTGCCGCCGTACGCGCACACCCACGGCGACTACCCGGCCGGACTGCCCGCCCTGCGCCGCATGCTCGCCGACCGCTACACCGAACGCGGCATCCCGACCATGCCCGAACAGATCATGGTCACCACCGGCGCCATGGGCGCCATAGACGCCATCTGCAGCCTCTTCGCCGGCCGGGGCGAGCGGATCGCCGTCGAATCCCCCTCCTACGCCAACATCCTCCAGCTCATGCGCGCCGCCGGCGTCCGCCTCGTCCCCGTCGCCATGGGGGACGGGCTCAGCGGCTGGGACATGGACGTCTGGCGCCAGGTCCTGCGCGACGCGGCCCCCCGCCTCGCCTACGTCGTCGCCGACTTCCACAACCCGACCGGCGCCCTCGCCTCCGAGGAGCAGCGCCGCGCCATGGTCGAGGCCGCCCGCTCGGCCGGCACCGTCCTGATCGCCGACGAGACCATGGCCGAACTCCAACTGGACCCGGACATGACCATGCCGCGCCCGGTCTGCTCCTTCGATCCGGCCGGCTCCACCGTGATCACCGTCGGCTCCGCCAGCAAGGCCTTCTGGGCGGGGATGCGCATCGGCTGGGTCCGCGCGGCCCCGGACGTCATCCGCAGCCTCGTCGCCGCCCGCGCCTACGCCGACCTCGGCACCCCCGTCCTGGAACAGCTCGCCGTGAACTGGCTGATGCGCAGCGGGGGCTGGCAGGAGGCCGTCGGGATCCGCCGCCACCAGGCCCGGGAGAACCGGGACGCGCTCGTCACGGCGGTGCGCCGGGAGCTGCCGGACTGGGAGTTCGAGGTCCCGCTCGGCGGGCTCACCCTGTGGGCCCGCGCGGGCGGGCTGTCCGGGTCCCGGCTCGCCGAGGTGGGGGAGCGGGTCGGCGTACGCGTTCCCTCGGGCCCCCGGTTCGGGGTGGACGGCGCCTTCGAGGGGTACGTCCGGCTGCCGTTCACGGTGGGCGGGCCGGTGGCCGAGGAGGCCGCGGCCCGCCTCGCGGCGGCGGCGCGACTGGTGGCCACCGGAGCGGGCGGCGGCGGGGCGGAGCCGCCGCGCACGTTCGTCGCGTAG
- a CDS encoding HEAT repeat domain-containing protein, whose amino-acid sequence MFEPVIAPSGTLLGLLQRGRGDGTLHALAAPRPQALAALDQCVLRDPRQDWQVENRSLYYARLYLDLDGPLGAIEAHLFSADDLVVDDDHRTGLALSVLGHLASYGRDDALMLLRRYAASGANWAWALDELALRDDDEGLRSLAEPVLARFPATAEGEARLAAAVRDAYEPRPWSLWEQSPRHGERLRAARQQGSFDRWQRQLTPNGPRPGWGVQAVFDWAADGLRRGTPLHVPAARCLAAVAAPEDRSAILAAAAGASGEAARATALHHLVLAEPDNPAVLDLIEAAGDEPAVAAYERMCGPAAVERARLWIHRPDALGAAAAALLAARGGPDDAALVLGALRSTVRGAGPDSVRLFALVDGAGRLSIGCAAPVLRHVYRETASSHLRGRVARALAATDPSFAAGFAVECLWDCEETTREVAAHHAETADARVAPRLRRLATDPAEEEEVQSAVRSRITPESAV is encoded by the coding sequence ATGTTCGAACCAGTCATAGCGCCAAGCGGCACCCTGCTCGGGCTCCTCCAGCGGGGTCGCGGCGACGGCACGCTGCACGCCCTCGCGGCCCCCCGGCCGCAGGCCCTCGCGGCCTTGGACCAGTGCGTGCTCCGCGACCCGCGCCAGGACTGGCAGGTCGAGAACCGCTCCCTGTACTACGCCCGCCTGTACCTGGACCTCGACGGCCCGCTCGGCGCCATCGAGGCCCACCTCTTCAGCGCCGACGACCTCGTCGTCGACGACGACCACCGCACGGGCCTCGCCCTGTCCGTCCTCGGACACCTGGCCTCGTACGGCCGCGACGACGCGCTCATGCTGCTGCGCCGCTACGCCGCCTCCGGCGCCAACTGGGCCTGGGCCCTCGACGAGCTCGCCCTGCGCGACGACGACGAGGGACTGCGCTCCCTCGCCGAACCCGTCCTCGCCCGCTTCCCCGCCACGGCGGAGGGCGAGGCGCGGCTGGCCGCCGCCGTCCGCGACGCCTACGAGCCCCGGCCCTGGTCCCTGTGGGAGCAGTCCCCCCGCCACGGCGAGCGCCTGCGCGCCGCCCGACAGCAGGGCTCCTTCGACCGCTGGCAGCGCCAGCTCACCCCGAACGGCCCCCGACCCGGCTGGGGCGTCCAGGCCGTCTTCGACTGGGCCGCCGACGGGCTGCGCCGCGGCACCCCGCTGCACGTGCCCGCCGCCCGCTGTCTGGCCGCCGTCGCCGCCCCCGAGGACCGCTCCGCCATCCTCGCGGCCGCCGCCGGCGCCTCGGGCGAAGCCGCCCGCGCCACCGCCCTGCACCACCTGGTCCTCGCCGAACCGGACAACCCGGCCGTCCTGGACCTCATCGAAGCCGCCGGGGACGAACCCGCCGTCGCCGCCTACGAGCGCATGTGCGGCCCCGCCGCCGTCGAGCGGGCCCGACTGTGGATCCACCGCCCCGACGCCCTCGGAGCCGCCGCCGCGGCCCTCCTCGCGGCCCGCGGCGGTCCCGACGACGCCGCACTCGTCCTCGGAGCCCTCCGCTCCACCGTCCGCGGCGCGGGCCCCGACAGCGTGCGCCTGTTCGCCCTGGTCGACGGCGCGGGCCGGCTCTCGATCGGCTGCGCGGCGCCGGTGCTGCGCCACGTCTACCGCGAGACGGCGTCCTCGCACCTGCGCGGCCGCGTCGCCCGCGCCCTGGCCGCGACGGACCCCTCCTTCGCCGCCGGCTTCGCCGTCGAATGCCTCTGGGACTGCGAGGAGACCACCCGCGAGGTCGCCGCCCACCACGCCGAGACGGCCGACGCCCGCGTCGCCCCGCGCCTGCGCCGCCTGGCGACGGACCCGGCGGAGGAAGAGGAAGTCCAGTCGGCGGTCCGCAGCCGCATCACCCCGGAGTCGGCGGTGTAG
- a CDS encoding glycerophosphodiester phosphodiesterase yields MTHVRLRHPYLDHPAPIPFAHRGGAADGLENTATAFRRAADAGYRYFETDVHATADGKLVAFHDATLDRVTDGTGRIRELPWSRVREARVGGTEPLPLFEELLEEFPEARWNVDIKDESALIPLVNLIARTGVWGRVCVGSFSESRVARAQRIAGPRLATSYGVRGVVGLRLRSYAIPAALRVGAVAAQVPETQSGIRVVDRRFVRTAHQRGLQVHVWTVNEPERMDSLLDLGVDGIMTDRIDILRTVLDRRGAWA; encoded by the coding sequence GTGACTCACGTACGCCTGCGCCACCCGTATCTGGACCACCCGGCTCCGATTCCCTTCGCCCATCGGGGTGGGGCCGCGGACGGGCTGGAGAACACCGCCACCGCGTTCCGCCGGGCGGCCGACGCCGGGTACCGGTACTTCGAGACCGACGTGCACGCGACGGCGGACGGCAAGCTCGTCGCCTTCCACGACGCGACGCTGGACCGGGTGACGGACGGGACGGGCCGGATCCGAGAGCTGCCCTGGAGCCGGGTGCGCGAGGCCCGCGTGGGCGGGACGGAGCCGCTGCCGCTCTTCGAGGAGCTGCTGGAGGAGTTCCCCGAGGCCCGCTGGAACGTGGACATCAAGGACGAGTCGGCCCTGATCCCGCTGGTGAACCTGATCGCGCGCACCGGCGTCTGGGGCCGGGTGTGCGTGGGCTCCTTCTCGGAGAGCCGGGTGGCGCGGGCCCAGCGGATCGCCGGCCCCCGCCTGGCGACCTCGTACGGGGTGCGCGGCGTCGTCGGGCTGCGGCTGCGCTCGTACGCCATCCCAGCGGCGCTGCGCGTGGGCGCGGTGGCGGCGCAGGTGCCGGAGACGCAGTCCGGGATCCGGGTGGTCGACCGGCGCTTCGTACGCACCGCGCACCAGCGGGGCCTCCAGGTGCACGTCTGGACCGTGAACGAACCGGAACGTATGGATTCGCTGCTCGACCTGGGTGTCGATGGCATCATGACCGACCGGATCGACATCTTGCGCACGGTCTTGGACCGGCGCGGCGCCTGGGCCTGA
- a CDS encoding 5-oxoprolinase subunit PxpA, whose protein sequence is MITPAAAAIDLNADLGEGFGRWTLTDDEALLSVVTSANVACGFHAGDPSIMRRVCGIAAERGVRIGAQVSYRDLAGFGRRSMDVPPRELADEVAYQIGALEVFARAAGSRVSYVKPHGALYNRTVHDAGQAGAVVAGVRLAAGERGLPVLGLPGSLLLTAAAEAGFEPVAEAFADRAYTPGGTLVPRAEPGAVLHDPDAVVARAVSLAAEGAVRASDGSRIPVTARSLCVHGDTPGAALLAGRVREALLGAGVRVEAFT, encoded by the coding sequence ATGATCACACCCGCCGCGGCCGCGATCGACCTCAACGCCGACCTGGGCGAGGGCTTCGGCCGGTGGACGCTGACGGACGACGAGGCCCTGCTGTCGGTCGTCACGAGCGCCAACGTCGCCTGCGGCTTCCACGCGGGCGACCCGTCGATCATGCGCCGCGTCTGCGGGATCGCGGCCGAGCGAGGCGTACGGATCGGCGCGCAGGTCTCCTACCGCGACCTGGCGGGCTTCGGACGCCGCTCCATGGACGTGCCGCCCCGCGAACTGGCGGACGAGGTGGCCTACCAGATCGGGGCGCTGGAGGTGTTCGCGCGGGCGGCCGGGTCGCGGGTGTCGTACGTGAAACCGCACGGCGCGCTGTACAACCGCACGGTCCACGACGCGGGCCAGGCCGGCGCCGTCGTCGCCGGGGTCCGGCTCGCCGCCGGGGAGCGCGGGCTGCCGGTGCTCGGTCTGCCCGGCTCGCTGCTGCTGACGGCCGCCGCCGAGGCCGGCTTCGAGCCCGTCGCGGAGGCGTTCGCGGACCGGGCCTACACCCCCGGCGGGACGCTCGTCCCGCGCGCGGAGCCGGGGGCGGTGCTGCACGATCCGGACGCGGTGGTGGCTCGGGCGGTGTCGCTGGCCGCCGAGGGCGCGGTACGGGCCTCCGACGGGTCGCGGATCCCCGTCACGGCGCGCTCCCTGTGCGTGCACGGGGACACTCCGGGCGCGGCGCTGCTCGCCGGCCGGGTCCGGGAGGCGCTGCTCGGCGCCGGGGTGCGGGTGGAGGCCTTCACGTGA
- a CDS encoding MFS transporter: protein MSERTDTEAESGAEDGRTAAARRREQHGWYFYDFACSVYSTSVLTVFLGPYLTAIAKAAADAEGFVHPLGIPVRAGSFFAYSVSVSVIVAVLIMPLAGAVADRTGRKKPLLAVAAYTGAAATTGMFFLGGDRYLLGGLLLVVANASLSVSMVLYNAYLPQISTPDERDTVSSRGWAFGYTSGALVLVLNLVLFQGHESFGLSEGAAVRICLASAGLWWGAFTLIPLRRLRDRAVVREPGEAAAVSGWRQLVATLKDMRRYPLTLSFLLAYLIYNDGVQTVISQASVYGSEELELEQSTLIVAVLLVQVLAVAGALGMGRLARSYGAKRTILGSLAAWAVTLAAGYFLPARTPVWFFALAAMIGLVLGGSQALSRSLFSHLVPAGKEAEYFSAYEMSDKGLSWVGPLVFGLTYQVTGSYRDAIISLVVFFALGFVLLARVPVRRAMEAAGNPVPERV, encoded by the coding sequence ATGAGTGAGCGGACGGACACGGAAGCGGAGTCCGGCGCGGAGGACGGCAGAACGGCCGCCGCGCGCCGGCGTGAACAGCACGGGTGGTACTTCTACGACTTCGCGTGCTCGGTGTACTCGACGAGCGTGCTGACGGTGTTCCTCGGCCCGTACCTGACGGCGATCGCCAAGGCCGCCGCCGACGCCGAGGGATTCGTCCACCCGCTCGGGATCCCGGTCCGGGCCGGGTCCTTCTTCGCCTACTCGGTGTCGGTCTCGGTGATCGTGGCCGTCCTGATCATGCCGCTGGCCGGGGCGGTCGCCGACCGTACGGGGCGCAAGAAGCCGCTGCTGGCGGTGGCGGCCTACACGGGCGCGGCGGCGACGACCGGAATGTTCTTCCTGGGCGGTGACCGCTACCTGCTGGGCGGGCTGCTGCTGGTCGTCGCGAACGCCTCGCTGTCGGTCTCGATGGTGCTCTACAACGCCTACCTGCCGCAGATCTCCACGCCCGACGAGCGCGACACGGTCTCCTCGCGGGGGTGGGCCTTCGGCTACACCTCGGGCGCCCTGGTGCTGGTGCTGAACCTGGTGCTCTTCCAGGGCCACGAGTCCTTCGGCCTCTCGGAGGGGGCCGCCGTACGGATCTGTCTGGCCTCGGCCGGCTTGTGGTGGGGGGCGTTCACGCTGATCCCGCTGCGCCGGCTGCGCGACCGGGCGGTGGTGCGGGAGCCGGGCGAGGCCGCGGCCGTCAGTGGCTGGCGGCAGCTGGTCGCGACCCTGAAGGACATGCGGCGCTATCCGCTGACGCTGTCGTTCCTGCTGGCCTACCTGATCTACAACGACGGCGTCCAGACCGTGATCTCCCAGGCCTCGGTCTACGGCTCGGAGGAACTGGAGCTGGAGCAGTCGACGCTGATCGTGGCGGTGCTGCTGGTCCAGGTGCTGGCGGTCGCGGGGGCCCTGGGGATGGGCCGACTGGCCCGCTCGTACGGGGCGAAGCGCACCATCCTCGGATCCCTCGCGGCGTGGGCGGTGACGCTGGCCGCCGGGTACTTCCTGCCGGCGCGGACCCCGGTGTGGTTCTTCGCCCTGGCGGCGATGATCGGTCTGGTGTTGGGCGGCAGCCAGGCGTTGTCGCGTTCGCTGTTCTCGCACCTGGTGCCGGCGGGCAAGGAGGCCGAGTACTTCTCCGCGTACGAGATGAGCGACAAGGGCCTGAGCTGGGTGGGACCGCTCGTCTTCGGCCTGACGTATCAAGTCACGGGCAGCTACCGGGACGCGATCATCTCGCTGGTGGTCTTCTTCGCACTGGGTTTCGTGCTCCTCGCCCGGGTGCCGGTGCGGCGCGCGATGGAGGCGGCGGGCAATCCTGTTCCCGAGCGCGTGTGA
- a CDS encoding ankyrin repeat domain-containing protein has protein sequence MSEHQDASGTPDAPDEDVIELATKIFDLARQGETETLTAYLDAGVPANLTNDRGDTLVMLAAYHGHAATVTALLARGAEADRANDRGQTPLAGAVFKGEEAVIRALLAGGADPTAGTPSAVDTARMFAKADLLELFGAE, from the coding sequence ATGAGCGAGCACCAGGACGCTTCGGGAACTCCCGACGCCCCCGACGAGGACGTCATCGAACTGGCCACCAAGATCTTCGACCTCGCCCGACAGGGCGAGACCGAGACGCTGACCGCTTACCTCGACGCCGGCGTCCCCGCGAACCTCACCAACGACCGTGGCGACACCCTCGTCATGCTCGCCGCCTACCACGGCCACGCCGCCACCGTCACGGCCCTGCTCGCCCGCGGCGCCGAGGCCGACCGCGCCAACGACCGCGGCCAGACCCCGCTCGCCGGCGCCGTGTTCAAGGGCGAGGAAGCCGTCATCCGCGCCCTGCTCGCCGGCGGCGCCGATCCGACGGCCGGCACCCCCTCCGCCGTGGACACCGCCCGCATGTTCGCCAAGGCCGACCTGCTGGAACTCTTCGGAGCCGAGTAA
- a CDS encoding biotin-dependent carboxyltransferase family protein: MNGARVVRPGALTTVQDLGRPGYAHLGVPRSGALDTAAHTLANRLLGNPPEAATLETTLDGVRLAALVPLTVAVTGAPCPVRVDGRPVAWGAPVRLRAGAELDVGRAESGVRGYVAVRGGFAVPPVLGSRATDLLSGLGPPPLRAGTVLPVGPPGPDPVAGADTPRVPGPPTELVLPLRPGPRADWFTEASLARLLSARYRVAAASNRIGLRTEAGPPLTRARGGELPSEGMVLGAVQVPPDGLPVVFLADHPVTGGYPVIGVVPPGPALDAAAQARPGLPVRFVGAGR; encoded by the coding sequence GTGAACGGCGCCCGGGTGGTGCGCCCGGGGGCGCTGACCACCGTGCAGGACCTCGGCCGCCCCGGGTACGCGCACCTGGGCGTGCCCCGGTCGGGCGCGCTGGACACGGCCGCGCACACCCTGGCCAACCGGCTGCTCGGCAACCCGCCGGAGGCCGCCACGCTGGAGACCACGCTCGACGGGGTGCGGCTGGCCGCCCTCGTGCCGCTGACGGTGGCGGTGACCGGGGCTCCCTGCCCGGTACGGGTCGACGGGCGCCCGGTGGCCTGGGGTGCGCCGGTCCGGCTGCGGGCGGGGGCGGAGCTGGACGTGGGCCGGGCGGAGTCGGGGGTGCGCGGCTATGTCGCGGTGCGGGGTGGGTTCGCCGTCCCGCCGGTCCTGGGCAGTCGCGCGACGGACCTGCTGTCGGGGCTCGGGCCGCCTCCGCTGCGGGCGGGGACGGTACTCCCGGTGGGCCCGCCAGGCCCGGACCCGGTCGCCGGGGCGGACACCCCGCGGGTACCGGGGCCCCCGACGGAGCTGGTGCTCCCGCTGCGGCCGGGGCCGCGGGCCGACTGGTTCACGGAGGCTTCGCTGGCGCGGCTGCTGTCGGCGCGGTACCGGGTGGCGGCGGCGTCCAACCGCATCGGGCTGCGCACGGAGGCGGGTCCGCCGCTGACCCGGGCCCGGGGCGGCGAACTGCCGAGCGAGGGCATGGTCCTGGGCGCGGTGCAGGTCCCTCCGGACGGCCTGCCGGTGGTGTTCCTGGCGGACCACCCCGTCACGGGCGGCTATCCGGTGATCGGCGTCGTCCCCCCGGGCCCCGCCCTGGACGCCGCCGCGCAGGCGAGGCCGGGGCTGCCGGTGCGGTTCGTGGGGGCGGGGCGGTAG
- a CDS encoding nitrate- and nitrite sensing domain-containing protein, translating to MRFRGKSIRRKIVALLLVPLVSLTALWGFATVLTGREAVQLLDVAYVIGKVGYPIEDVVRVIQKERRQTLVLLGNPTAIAASTELAKSRTATDKMVGEITANARDPEVVEELNPEAAQRLRSILDAFHGIAALRHSVDNNSVDPTQALDLYSRLIDPCYEFLMNLHALEDVEMDKQGRALVGITRARESLSRADGVIASALAAGNVSAANIRTVSDLAANRRLLYEFNLDILPADDRGRFEQFWSGPETKALRDAEERFITGGAGKNQRAVTAAQWDEAAGKVLTALADMGTAAGDRYQKRVEPLAMGVMIQAAVAGVLGFIALAVSLLLSVRIGRDLIRDLSRLRKEAHEASGVRLPSVMRRLAAGESVDVETEAPHLEFEKDEVGQVGQALNSLQRAAVEAAVKQAELRRGVSEVFVNLARRNQVLLHRQLTLLDTMERRTEDTEELADLFRLDHMTTRMRRHAEGLVILSGAAPSRQWRKPVQLMDVVRAAVAEVEDYERIEVRRLARIGIEGPAVADVTHLVAELLENATVFSPPHTAVQVHGERVANGFTLEIHDRGLGMNPEALLDANLRLAETPDFELSDTDRLGLFVVSRLARRHGIRVVLQPSPYGGTTAVVFLPVELLTDAPDTNGTGLRLDTIKGAKNLKGAPAGKRPERRPAGAPGAASARPLPAGVLNGPVELEGPSASSAWRASTASTRWRTPTPRPGPPEASRASPASAVARPWPASTTRPRPAASRAAPCSACARATVPTPTVTPSAAPGRATATPSATATPTGTARASARAAPPRRPRAGAAGPTGPVRAERSRPDSVRPDGPTPAEPSRCPGAAPPRPWSPSTAAASSRAPPRPGPGAAPAGRVAGPRRPAPPGPPGQSGAPAPQRPGRDRGRNPRRTGHRPRRGGRTYAYVRPPARLDGGP from the coding sequence ATGCGCTTTCGCGGGAAGTCCATCCGCCGGAAGATCGTGGCGTTGCTCCTGGTGCCGCTCGTCTCCCTGACCGCCCTGTGGGGCTTCGCCACGGTGCTCACCGGCCGCGAGGCCGTCCAACTCCTCGACGTCGCCTACGTCATCGGCAAGGTCGGCTACCCCATCGAGGACGTCGTCCGCGTCATCCAGAAGGAACGGCGCCAGACCCTCGTCCTGCTCGGCAACCCCACCGCGATCGCCGCCTCGACCGAGCTCGCCAAGAGCCGCACCGCCACCGACAAGATGGTCGGCGAGATCACCGCCAACGCCCGGGACCCCGAAGTCGTCGAGGAGCTCAACCCCGAGGCCGCCCAGCGCCTGCGCTCCATCCTCGACGCCTTCCACGGCATCGCCGCGCTGCGCCACTCCGTCGACAACAACTCCGTCGACCCCACCCAGGCGTTGGACCTCTACAGCAGGCTCATCGACCCCTGCTACGAGTTCCTGATGAACCTCCACGCCCTGGAGGACGTGGAGATGGACAAGCAGGGCCGCGCCCTCGTCGGCATCACCCGCGCCCGCGAGAGCCTCTCGCGCGCCGACGGCGTCATCGCCTCCGCCCTCGCCGCCGGCAACGTCAGCGCCGCCAACATCCGCACCGTCTCGGACCTCGCCGCCAACCGCCGCCTGCTGTACGAGTTCAACCTCGACATCCTCCCGGCCGACGACCGCGGCCGCTTCGAGCAGTTCTGGAGCGGCCCCGAGACCAAGGCGCTGCGCGACGCGGAGGAACGGTTCATCACCGGCGGCGCCGGCAAGAACCAGCGCGCCGTCACCGCCGCCCAGTGGGACGAGGCCGCGGGCAAGGTCCTCACCGCCCTCGCCGACATGGGCACGGCCGCCGGCGACCGCTACCAAAAGCGCGTCGAGCCCCTCGCCATGGGCGTCATGATCCAGGCGGCCGTCGCCGGCGTCCTCGGCTTCATCGCCCTCGCCGTCTCCCTCCTGCTGTCCGTCCGCATCGGCCGCGACCTGATCCGCGACCTCTCCCGGCTCCGCAAGGAGGCCCACGAGGCCTCCGGCGTCCGCCTGCCCAGCGTGATGCGCCGCCTCGCCGCCGGCGAGAGCGTCGACGTGGAGACCGAGGCACCCCACCTGGAGTTCGAGAAGGACGAGGTCGGCCAGGTCGGCCAGGCCCTCAACAGCCTCCAGCGCGCCGCCGTCGAGGCCGCCGTCAAGCAGGCGGAGCTCCGTCGCGGCGTTTCCGAAGTGTTCGTCAACCTGGCCCGCCGCAACCAGGTCCTCCTGCACCGCCAGCTGACCCTGCTCGACACCATGGAACGGCGCACCGAGGACACCGAGGAACTCGCCGACCTCTTCCGACTCGACCACATGACCACCCGCATGCGCCGCCACGCCGAGGGCCTGGTGATCCTCTCCGGCGCCGCCCCCTCCCGCCAGTGGCGCAAGCCCGTCCAGCTGATGGACGTCGTACGGGCCGCCGTCGCCGAGGTCGAGGACTACGAGCGCATCGAGGTACGCCGCCTCGCGCGCATCGGCATCGAGGGCCCGGCCGTCGCCGACGTCACCCACCTCGTCGCCGAACTCCTGGAGAACGCCACCGTCTTCTCCCCGCCCCACACCGCCGTCCAGGTCCACGGCGAACGCGTCGCCAACGGCTTCACCCTGGAGATCCACGACCGCGGCCTCGGCATGAACCCCGAGGCCCTCCTCGACGCGAACCTGCGCCTCGCCGAGACCCCCGACTTCGAGCTGTCCGACACCGACCGCCTCGGCCTCTTCGTCGTCAGCCGCCTCGCCCGCCGCCACGGCATCCGCGTCGTCCTCCAGCCCAGCCCCTACGGAGGCACCACCGCGGTGGTCTTCCTCCCCGTGGAGCTGCTGACGGACGCCCCCGACACCAACGGCACCGGCCTGCGGCTCGACACCATCAAGGGGGCCAAGAACCTCAAGGGCGCCCCGGCCGGCAAGCGGCCCGAGCGGCGCCCGGCCGGCGCCCCGGGCGCCGCGTCCGCCCGCCCGCTGCCCGCCGGCGTCCTGAACGGCCCCGTCGAGCTGGAGGGCCCATCGGCCTCCTCGGCCTGGAGGGCCTCGACGGCCTCGACGCGCTGGAGGACCCCGACGCCACGGCCGGGCCCGCCGGAGGCATCGCGGGCCTCACCGGCGTCGGCGGTCGCCCGCCCATGGCCAGCCTCGACGACGAGACCCCGCCCGGCGGCATCCCGCGCAGCGCCCTGCTCGGCCTGCGCGCGAGCGACCGTTCCCACGCCGACCGTCACCCCGAGCGCGGCGCCTGGAAGGGCGACCGCCACGCCGAGCGCCACCGCGACGCCGACCGGGACGGCGAGGGCGTCCGCACGGGCCGCCCCGCCCCGCCGACCGCGAGCGGGAGCCGCTGGCCCCACCGGCCCGGTCCGCGCCGAACGCTCCCGCCCGGACTCCGTCCGCCCCGACGGCCCCACGCCGGCGGAGCCGTCCCGCTGCCCCGGCGCCGCCCCACCCCGACCCTGGTCGCCGAGCACGGCCGCCGCGTCGAGCCGCGCACCGCCCCGCCCAGGCCCCGGCGCCGCCCCAGCCGGCCGCGTCGCCGGGCCCCGGCGGCCTGCCCCGCCGGGTCCGCCAGGCCAATCTGGCGCCCCAGCTCCGCAACGCCCCGGCCGCGACCGCGGCCGAAACCCCCGCCGAACCGGTCACCGACCGCGACGCGGAGGACGTACGTACGCGTATGTCCGCCCTCCAGCGAGGCTGGACGGCGGGCCGTAA
- a CDS encoding allophanate hydrolase subunit 1: MRVLRVGSEGLLIEVGSADEVAALHAELLRRRTAGELAGVRDLVPAARTVLLDGVREPEALAARIPRWEVPPLTGAEGPLVTVPVRYDGPDLADVADAWGVAEREVAELVGAVVFRVAFCGFAPGFGYLTGLPERLHLPRRATPRTAVPAGSLALAGEYAGVYPRSSPGGWQLIGTTDAVLWDPAREPAALFAPGVRVRFTRAAA, from the coding sequence ATGCGGGTGTTGCGGGTGGGGTCCGAGGGGCTGCTGATCGAGGTGGGTTCGGCGGACGAGGTGGCCGCGCTCCACGCCGAGCTGCTGCGCCGCCGCACGGCGGGGGAACTGGCCGGGGTCCGGGACCTCGTACCGGCCGCGCGGACCGTGCTGCTGGACGGCGTACGGGAGCCGGAGGCGCTGGCGGCCCGGATCCCGCGCTGGGAGGTGCCGCCGCTGACCGGGGCCGAGGGGCCGCTCGTCACCGTGCCGGTGCGCTACGACGGCCCCGACCTGGCGGACGTCGCCGACGCGTGGGGGGTCGCGGAGCGGGAGGTGGCGGAGCTGGTCGGCGCCGTGGTCTTCCGGGTGGCCTTCTGCGGGTTCGCGCCCGGCTTCGGCTACCTGACGGGGCTCCCGGAACGCCTCCACCTGCCCCGCCGCGCCACACCCCGTACGGCCGTACCGGCGGGCTCGCTGGCGCTGGCCGGGGAGTACGCCGGGGTCTACCCCCGCTCCTCCCCCGGCGGCTGGCAGCTCATCGGCACCACGGACGCGGTGCTGTGGGACCCGGCGCGGGAGCCGGCCGCGCTGTTCGCGCCGGGGGTTCGGGTGCGGTTCACGCGGGCGGCGGCGTGA